The Collimonas sp. PA-H2 genome contains a region encoding:
- a CDS encoding acetyl-CoA C-acetyltransferase — MTEAYIFDSVRTPRGKGKKDGSLHQMTPVNLLAQLLHALEQRNQLDTSQVDDVVLGCVTPVGEQGADIARTAVLYAGWDQSVAGVTQSRFCASGLESVNLAAMKVMSGQEQLVVAGGVESMSRWAMGSDGGAWFMDPRVNQSTGFAPQGIGADLIATLENFSRSDVDNFALQSQKKATHARAEGRFSKSLVPVTDLNGLVVLDHDEYIRAQTTIENLAALNPAFEQIGQMGFDATALRKYTTVEKINHVHHAGNSSGIVDGAALVLVGSKEMGQKLGLKPRARIVATAVTGSEPTIMLTGIAPAARKALAKAKMSAKDIDLFEINEAFAAVVMRAIRDLDIDPARVNVNGGSIAMGHPLGATGAMILGTALDELERSGKQTALISLCVGGGMGIATIIERV; from the coding sequence ATGACTGAAGCTTATATTTTCGATTCCGTACGCACGCCGCGCGGCAAGGGCAAGAAGGATGGCAGCCTGCACCAGATGACGCCGGTCAATCTGCTGGCGCAGCTGCTGCACGCGCTGGAGCAACGCAACCAGCTCGATACCTCGCAAGTGGACGACGTCGTGCTCGGCTGCGTCACGCCGGTCGGCGAGCAAGGCGCCGACATCGCCCGCACTGCCGTGCTGTATGCCGGCTGGGACCAGTCGGTGGCGGGCGTGACGCAATCGCGCTTTTGCGCTTCCGGCCTGGAATCGGTCAACTTGGCGGCGATGAAGGTCATGTCCGGCCAGGAGCAGCTGGTGGTGGCCGGCGGCGTCGAGAGCATGTCGCGCTGGGCCATGGGTTCGGACGGCGGCGCCTGGTTCATGGATCCACGCGTCAACCAGAGCACCGGCTTTGCGCCGCAAGGGATAGGCGCCGACCTGATCGCCACGCTGGAAAATTTTTCGCGCAGCGATGTCGACAACTTCGCCCTGCAATCACAGAAAAAAGCGACCCATGCGCGCGCCGAAGGACGCTTCAGCAAATCGCTGGTGCCGGTGACCGACCTGAATGGGCTGGTGGTGCTGGATCACGATGAATACATCCGCGCCCAGACCACCATCGAAAACCTGGCGGCCTTGAATCCTGCTTTCGAGCAGATCGGCCAGATGGGTTTCGATGCGACTGCGCTGCGCAAATACACCACGGTCGAAAAAATCAACCACGTGCATCACGCCGGCAATTCCTCCGGCATCGTCGACGGCGCCGCGCTGGTGCTGGTCGGCAGCAAGGAGATGGGCCAGAAGCTGGGACTGAAGCCGCGCGCCCGCATCGTCGCCACCGCCGTCACCGGCTCCGAGCCGACCATCATGCTGACCGGGATCGCCCCTGCGGCGCGCAAGGCGCTGGCCAAGGCCAAGATGTCGGCCAAGGATATCGACCTGTTTGAAATCAATGAAGCGTTCGCCGCGGTGGTCATGCGCGCCATCCGTGATCTCGATATCGACCCGGCGCGGGTCAATGTCAATGGTGGCTCGATCGCAATGGGCCATCCGCTGGGCGCTACCGGCGCCATGATACTCGGCACCGCGCTCGACGAACTGGAGCGCAGCGGCAAGCAGACTGCCTTGATCTCGCTGTGCGTCGGCGGCGGCATGGGTATCGCCACCATTATCGAGCGAGTTTAA
- a CDS encoding CoA transferase — MQADTMADQLLNTLWDLAGQAPDALEQLSFSNLAQQLPSQFQVGALASATIGAQALAAAEFWRLRSGRRQSVMLDQRHALAIFRSERYLLIDGKPPADPWSPIAGYYQAGDGRWLQLHTNFPHHRDGVLRVLQCAGNRTAVAAAIAGWQASELDARLAQEGMCAALIRSPDEWLAHPQAAAIAGLPLFEIERIADSVPELLRGSLQRPLSGVRVLDLSRVIAAPVAGRTLAQHGAEVLAIGAAHLPNIPTLVIDNGRGKRAAQLDLRNEAGRQRLRELIRDADIFLHAYRPGALAAHGFSSEELQALRPGLIEIRLSAYGHAGPWAERRGFDSLVQSATGIAWEEGQAASSDKPGKLPCQALDHATGYLAAFCAITALQRRAIEGGGWRARVSLAQTGRWLQSMPRLADGLQHADLSAAEVDQWRQTIPSSFGELSAIAPAEQMTETPPHFDLPPSALDAYEASWQQ; from the coding sequence ATGCAAGCCGATACCATGGCCGATCAATTGCTCAACACGCTCTGGGATCTCGCCGGCCAAGCGCCGGATGCCCTGGAGCAGCTCAGTTTTTCCAACTTGGCGCAACAGTTGCCTTCGCAGTTCCAGGTCGGCGCGCTGGCGTCCGCCACCATCGGCGCGCAGGCGCTGGCGGCGGCCGAGTTCTGGCGTTTACGCAGCGGCCGCCGGCAAAGTGTGATGCTCGACCAGCGCCATGCGCTGGCCATCTTCCGCAGCGAACGCTATCTGCTGATAGACGGCAAGCCGCCGGCCGATCCCTGGAGTCCGATCGCCGGCTACTACCAGGCCGGCGACGGCCGCTGGCTACAGCTGCATACCAATTTTCCGCATCACCGCGACGGCGTGCTGCGGGTCCTGCAATGCGCCGGCAATCGTACCGCCGTGGCTGCCGCCATCGCCGGCTGGCAGGCCAGCGAACTCGATGCGCGCCTGGCGCAAGAGGGCATGTGCGCAGCGCTGATACGCAGTCCCGACGAATGGCTGGCCCATCCGCAGGCGGCTGCCATCGCCGGTTTGCCGCTGTTCGAAATCGAACGCATCGCCGACAGTGTTCCAGAACTGCTGCGCGGCAGCTTGCAACGTCCGCTCAGCGGCGTGCGCGTGCTCGATCTGTCGCGTGTGATTGCAGCGCCGGTAGCGGGGCGCACGCTGGCCCAGCATGGCGCCGAAGTGCTGGCGATAGGCGCCGCGCACTTGCCGAACATCCCGACGCTGGTGATCGACAACGGCCGCGGCAAGCGTGCCGCCCAGCTGGATTTGCGCAACGAGGCAGGGCGTCAGCGCCTGCGCGAACTGATACGCGACGCCGATATTTTCCTGCACGCATACCGCCCCGGCGCACTCGCCGCGCACGGCTTTTCCAGTGAGGAATTGCAGGCGCTGCGGCCGGGCCTGATCGAGATCCGTCTGTCTGCCTACGGCCATGCAGGCCCTTGGGCCGAGCGGCGCGGCTTCGACAGCCTGGTGCAGTCGGCTACCGGCATCGCCTGGGAAGAGGGGCAGGCCGCAAGCAGCGACAAGCCCGGCAAGCTGCCTTGCCAGGCGCTGGATCATGCCACCGGTTACCTGGCTGCTTTCTGCGCCATCACTGCGCTGCAAAGGCGGGCCATAGAAGGTGGCGGCTGGCGGGCGCGGGTTTCGCTGGCGCAAACCGGCCGCTGGCTGCAGTCCATGCCGCGCCTTGCCGACGGCTTACAGCATGCCGATCTCAGCGCTGCCGAAGTCGATCAGTGGCGGCAGACGATCCCGTCCTCCTTCGGCGAACTCAGTGCGATCGCGCCGGCCGAGCAGATGACGGAGACGCCGCCGCATTTCGATCTGCCGCCATCGGCCCTGGATGCTTATGAGGCGAGCTGGCAGCAATAA
- the xseA gene encoding exodeoxyribonuclease VII large subunit — translation MNLSSPPDNRSSGPQILTVSALNQAVARMLERSFPLAWVSGEISNFKSYASGHWYFTLKDDAAQVRGVMFKGRAQHAGFTPRDGDKVEVRALVTLYAARGDYQLNVEAIRRAGVGNLYEAFLRLKEKLNAEGLFDPARKRPLPPFARTIGIVTSLQAAALRDILTALARRAPHVRVILYPTPVQGDGAAEKIARAINTAAARAECELLLVCRGGGSIEDLWSFNDEAVARAIVAAPMPVISGVGHETDFTIADFAADLRAATPTAAAELATVPRGDWLATLEAHADDLTRALRRQLGEASQTLDWLGRRLSSPAATIAHERVKLQSLHSRLLHATRIPLTQSRYALLNLRTRLAARIPDTTAPRSALLEQSRRLGSALAAKNKDRRQALAALNAQLELLNPQRTLERGYAIVSDAKGHVIRTPQALQPRHFVTVQLAEGSAKVGIDSVQATLD, via the coding sequence ATGAATCTCTCCAGCCCTCCCGACAACCGTTCCAGCGGCCCTCAGATATTGACGGTGTCCGCCTTGAATCAAGCCGTTGCGCGGATGCTGGAACGCAGTTTTCCACTGGCCTGGGTCTCGGGCGAAATCTCGAATTTCAAGAGCTACGCATCCGGCCACTGGTACTTCACGCTGAAGGACGATGCAGCGCAAGTGCGCGGCGTGATGTTCAAGGGCCGCGCCCAGCATGCTGGCTTTACCCCGCGCGACGGCGACAAGGTGGAAGTGCGGGCGCTGGTGACCCTGTACGCCGCGCGCGGCGACTATCAGCTCAATGTCGAGGCGATCCGGCGCGCCGGCGTCGGCAATCTGTACGAAGCGTTTTTGCGCCTGAAAGAAAAACTCAACGCCGAAGGCTTGTTCGATCCGGCGCGCAAACGGCCGCTGCCGCCGTTCGCCCGAACCATCGGCATCGTCACCAGCCTTCAGGCGGCGGCGCTGCGCGATATCCTGACCGCGCTGGCGCGCCGTGCGCCGCATGTGCGCGTGATTCTGTACCCGACGCCGGTGCAAGGCGACGGCGCCGCGGAAAAAATCGCGCGCGCCATCAACACCGCGGCGGCGCGCGCCGAATGCGAGTTGCTGCTGGTGTGCCGCGGCGGCGGCAGCATCGAAGATCTGTGGTCGTTCAATGACGAAGCGGTGGCGCGCGCGATTGTCGCCGCGCCGATGCCGGTGATTTCCGGAGTCGGCCACGAGACCGACTTCACCATCGCCGACTTTGCCGCCGACCTGCGCGCCGCCACCCCGACCGCCGCCGCCGAGCTGGCCACGGTGCCGCGCGGCGACTGGCTGGCGACGCTGGAAGCGCACGCCGACGACCTCACCCGCGCCTTGCGCCGGCAGCTGGGCGAAGCCAGCCAGACGCTGGACTGGCTGGGACGCCGCCTGAGCAGCCCGGCCGCCACCATTGCCCACGAACGAGTCAAGTTGCAAAGCCTGCACAGCCGCTTGCTGCACGCCACCCGCATTCCGCTGACGCAGTCGCGCTACGCCCTGCTCAACCTGCGCACCCGCCTGGCCGCGCGGATTCCCGATACCACGGCGCCACGCAGCGCACTGCTGGAGCAGAGCCGCCGCCTCGGCAGCGCGCTGGCGGCAAAAAACAAGGACCGGCGGCAGGCGCTGGCAGCGCTCAATGCGCAACTCGAACTGCTGAATCCGCAGCGCACGCTGGAACGCGGCTACGCCATCGTTTCCGACGCCAAAGGGCATGTAATCCGCACGCCGCAAGCCTTGCAGCCACGCCATTTCGTTACTGTCCAACTGGCAGAAGGCAGCGCCAAGGTCGGCATAGACAGCGTGCAGGCAACACTGGATTGA
- a CDS encoding citrate synthase family protein encodes MKKLLSAAEAASLLGVSTATLYSYVSRGMLSSLPGNSERSKLYPRDQVLRLVARRKDGRQAGHTVEQAIDWGKPILESRITLIEHGVIRYRGHDAMKLAHSATLEQVAMILWDSKDCFDGAVPVIDPQRWSAMRQPFAGCLPLQRGAALLAAAAPLLTQSDGPRDGAQLMRLLAAALLDADIRTAPLHQQCCDAWHLDAGHADLLRAALIACADHELNVSTFTVRCVASTGAALPAALLAGLSALSGPRHGGESLRVRAMIDAAMASEDMRGVLQRHLSQPVFMLGYGSRLPGFGHPLYPDGDPRGRMLIQMLAAQAGNAKTAALLAIADTASELSGQASNIDFALAAIEHAFGLARGASQTLFALGRCAGWIAHAKEQAASGQLIRPRARYVGSFDFLD; translated from the coding sequence ATGAAGAAATTGCTTAGCGCGGCTGAAGCCGCCAGCCTGCTCGGCGTCAGTACCGCTACATTGTATTCCTATGTTAGCCGCGGCATGCTCAGTTCCCTGCCTGGCAACAGCGAACGCAGCAAGCTGTATCCGCGCGACCAGGTGCTGCGCCTGGTGGCCCGCCGCAAGGACGGCCGCCAGGCCGGCCACACAGTAGAACAGGCGATCGACTGGGGCAAGCCGATCCTGGAATCGCGCATCACCCTGATCGAGCATGGCGTCATCCGCTACCGCGGCCACGACGCCATGAAGCTGGCGCACAGCGCCACCCTGGAACAGGTCGCCATGATCCTGTGGGACAGCAAGGATTGCTTCGATGGCGCCGTCCCCGTCATCGATCCGCAACGCTGGTCAGCCATGCGCCAGCCGTTTGCCGGCTGCCTGCCGCTGCAACGCGGCGCCGCCCTGCTGGCGGCTGCGGCGCCTTTATTGACGCAGTCTGATGGACCGAGGGACGGCGCACAGCTGATGCGGCTGCTGGCGGCGGCATTGCTGGATGCCGATATACGCACCGCGCCCTTGCATCAGCAATGCTGCGACGCCTGGCATCTAGACGCAGGGCATGCGGACCTGCTGCGAGCGGCGCTGATCGCCTGCGCCGATCATGAATTGAATGTCTCCACCTTTACCGTCCGCTGCGTGGCCTCGACCGGCGCCGCACTTCCAGCGGCGCTGCTGGCTGGTTTGTCGGCCTTGTCCGGTCCGCGCCATGGCGGTGAATCACTGCGCGTGCGGGCCATGATCGACGCCGCCATGGCCAGCGAGGACATGCGCGGCGTGCTGCAGCGGCATTTGAGCCAGCCCGTCTTCATGCTGGGCTACGGCAGCCGGCTGCCGGGTTTCGGTCATCCCCTGTATCCGGACGGTGATCCGCGCGGCCGCATGCTGATCCAGATGCTGGCGGCGCAGGCAGGCAACGCCAAGACCGCGGCGCTGCTGGCGATCGCCGATACTGCCAGCGAGCTCAGCGGACAAGCGTCGAATATCGATTTCGCGCTGGCGGCAATCGAGCACGCCTTCGGACTGGCGCGCGGTGCCTCGCAAACCCTGTTCGCACTAGGCCGCTGCGCCGGCTGGATCGCCCACGCCAAGGAACAGGCGGCGAGCGGGCAACTGATCAGGCCGCGGGCGCGCTATGTGGGATCCTTCGATTTTCTAGATTAG
- a CDS encoding TetR/AcrR family transcriptional regulator: MTKTMAVEKQKIILDRSLLKPVIRQRIESAVLDLFSEREFHSVSFGEIAAAANVSLQTIYKYYGSKEALLFACLETWLGTLASRMLDHLQGIESCQDKLRKVFWVVLDFFDRNPKVSQLIMSSLQISAWGRDRTFRQPEMMEVLMKTLTDGRAEGVLTDEVDEKILLDYFIGILERLVHMHTMRGETEALALQANALFRMLWRAIARPAN, encoded by the coding sequence ATGACAAAAACCATGGCTGTGGAAAAGCAGAAAATCATCCTCGACCGCTCCCTGCTCAAGCCGGTGATACGGCAAAGGATAGAAAGCGCGGTGCTGGATTTGTTTTCGGAGCGCGAATTCCACAGCGTCAGCTTTGGTGAAATAGCTGCCGCCGCCAATGTCTCCTTGCAGACCATCTACAAATATTATGGCAGCAAGGAAGCGCTGCTGTTTGCCTGCCTGGAAACCTGGCTGGGTACGCTGGCCTCGCGCATGCTCGATCACTTGCAAGGCATCGAAAGCTGCCAGGACAAGCTGCGCAAGGTGTTCTGGGTAGTATTGGATTTCTTCGACCGCAATCCCAAGGTGAGCCAGCTGATCATGAGCTCGCTGCAGATCAGCGCATGGGGCCGCGACCGCACTTTCCGCCAGCCGGAAATGATGGAAGTCCTGATGAAAACCTTGACAGACGGCAGGGCGGAAGGCGTCCTGACGGATGAGGTGGATGAAAAAATCCTGCTGGATTATTTCATCGGCATCCTGGAGCGGCTGGTGCACATGCACACCATGCGCGGCGAGACGGAAGCGCTGGCGCTGCAGGCGAATGCGCTGTTCAGGATGTTGTGGCGGGCGATCGCCAGGCCCGCGAACTAA
- the sodB gene encoding superoxide dismutase [Fe], producing the protein MAHTLPPLPYALDALAPHISKETLEFHYGKHHQTYVTNLNNLIPGTEFENASLEDIVKKSSGGVFNNAAQIWNHTFYWHSLSPVAQGGGGAPTGALADAINAKWGSFDNFKAELTKTAVGTFGSGWAWLVKNADGSLGLVSTSNAATPLTTDAKPLITVDVWEHAYYIDYRNARPKYLEAFWALANWEFASKNFA; encoded by the coding sequence ATGGCACACACTCTCCCGCCCCTGCCGTACGCTCTGGATGCATTAGCTCCACACATTTCCAAAGAGACTCTGGAATTTCACTATGGCAAGCATCACCAGACCTATGTGACCAACCTGAACAACCTGATCCCAGGCACAGAATTCGAAAACGCATCCCTGGAAGATATCGTCAAGAAATCGTCCGGCGGCGTCTTCAACAATGCAGCGCAAATCTGGAACCACACTTTCTACTGGCATAGCCTGTCGCCGGTAGCACAAGGTGGCGGCGGCGCACCAACCGGCGCATTGGCAGATGCGATCAACGCCAAGTGGGGTTCGTTCGACAACTTCAAGGCTGAACTGACCAAGACTGCAGTCGGCACTTTCGGTTCCGGCTGGGCCTGGCTGGTGAAGAATGCTGACGGTTCGCTCGGTCTGGTGTCGACTTCCAACGCAGCTACCCCACTGACTACCGACGCTAAGCCTTTGATCACCGTCGACGTCTGGGAACATGCGTACTACATCGACTACCGCAACGCCCGTCCAAAATACCTGGAAGCATTCTGGGCATTGGCGAATTGGGAATTTGCTTCGAAGAATTTCGCATAA